From one Bordetella genomosp. 9 genomic stretch:
- the rplK gene encoding 50S ribosomal protein L11, which yields MAKKIVGFIKLQVPAGKANPSPPIGPALGQRGLNIMEFCKAFNAKTQGMEPGLPIPVVITAFADKSFTFIMKTPPATVLIKKAAGVQKGSPKPHTDKVGKLTRAQAEEIAKTKEPDLTAGDLDAAVRTIAGSARSMGITVEGI from the coding sequence ATGGCGAAGAAGATCGTCGGCTTTATCAAGCTGCAAGTGCCGGCTGGTAAGGCTAACCCGTCTCCCCCGATCGGTCCGGCGCTGGGTCAGCGCGGCCTGAACATCATGGAATTCTGCAAGGCGTTCAACGCCAAGACGCAGGGCATGGAGCCCGGTCTGCCGATTCCGGTGGTGATCACCGCCTTCGCGGACAAGAGCTTCACCTTCATCATGAAGACCCCGCCCGCGACGGTCCTCATCAAGAAGGCAGCCGGCGTGCAGAAGGGTTCGCCCAAGCCGCATACCGACAAGGTCGGCAAGCTGACGCGCGCCCAGGCCGAGGAAATCGCCAAGACCAAGGAACCCGACCTGACGGCGGGCGATCTGGACGCGGCGGTGCGCACCATCGCCGGTAGCGCCCGCAGCATGGGCATCACGGTTGAGGGGATCTGA
- the nusG gene encoding transcription termination/antitermination protein NusG has translation MSKRWYVVHVYSGMEKSVHKALLERIERAGLQTSFGRILVPSEEVVEMKGGQKSISERRIFPGYVLVEMDLTDETWHLVKNTNRVTGFLGGSGNRPSPISEKEVEKILSQMEEGVEKPRPKILFEVGEMVRVKEGPFADFNGNVEEVNYEKSKVRVSVTIFGRATPVELDFSQVEKT, from the coding sequence ATGAGCAAACGTTGGTATGTCGTCCATGTTTATTCCGGCATGGAAAAAAGTGTGCACAAGGCGCTGCTCGAACGTATCGAGCGGGCCGGCCTGCAGACCTCCTTCGGCCGCATCCTGGTGCCGTCCGAAGAAGTCGTCGAAATGAAGGGCGGCCAGAAGTCGATTTCCGAACGTCGGATTTTCCCGGGCTATGTCCTGGTCGAAATGGATCTGACCGACGAAACGTGGCACCTGGTCAAGAACACCAATCGCGTGACCGGCTTCCTGGGTGGTTCGGGCAACCGGCCGTCGCCGATTTCCGAGAAGGAAGTCGAAAAGATTCTGTCCCAGATGGAAGAAGGCGTGGAAAAGCCGCGCCCCAAGATCCTGTTCGAAGTGGGCGAAATGGTGCGCGTGAAGGAAGGCCCGTTCGCGGACTTCAACGGCAACGTCGAAGAAGTCAACTACGAAAAGAGCAAGGTCCGGGTGTCGGTGACCATTTTCGGTCGCGCCACGCCTGTCGAATTGGATTTCAGTCAGGTCGAAAAGACCTGA
- the secE gene encoding preprotein translocase subunit SecE: MSNTSIETVTSTADRLKLALAVLVIIAGIVGFSVLSAQPMAARIGVFVGGLIVAAAIAWFSEPGRRTLSFASESYNEVKRVSWPTRKETTQMTGIVFAFVAIMGIFMWVLDKGIEWIIYGLLLGWK; this comes from the coding sequence ATGTCTAATACCAGCATCGAAACCGTAACCAGTACCGCCGATCGGTTGAAACTTGCCCTGGCGGTGCTTGTCATCATTGCTGGAATCGTTGGATTCTCGGTGTTGAGCGCACAGCCCATGGCTGCTCGCATCGGGGTATTCGTCGGCGGCCTCATCGTGGCCGCCGCCATCGCCTGGTTCAGCGAACCGGGACGCCGTACCCTCAGTTTCGCCAGCGAGTCCTACAACGAAGTCAAGCGTGTCTCATGGCCCACGCGCAAGGAAACGACCCAGATGACGGGCATCGTTTTCGCGTTCGTGGCCATCATGGGCATTTTCATGTGGGTGCTCGATAAAGGCATCGAGTGGATCATTTACGGCCTGCTGCTGGGCTGGAAATAA
- the tuf gene encoding elongation factor Tu encodes MAKGKFERTKPHVNVGTIGHVDHGKTTLTAAITTVLSNKFGGEAKAYDQIDAAPEEKARGITINTAHVEYETESRHYAHVDCPGHADYVKNMITGAAQMDGAILVVSAADGPMPQTREHILLSRQVGVPYIIVFLNKADMVDDAELLELVEMEVRELLSKYDFPGDDTPIVKGSAKLALEGDKGELGEQAILKLAEALDTYIPTPERAVDGAFLMPVEDVFSISGRGTVVTGRIERGVVKVGEEIEIVGIKPTVKTTCTGVEMFRKLLDQGQAGDNVGILLRGTKREDVERGQVLAKPGSITPHTDFDAEVYILSKEEGGRHTPFFNGYRPQFYFRTTDVTGTIELPKDKEMVLPGDNVSMVVKLLAPIAMEEGLRFAIREGGRTVGAGVVAKILK; translated from the coding sequence ATGGCAAAAGGCAAGTTTGAACGTACCAAGCCGCACGTGAACGTGGGTACGATCGGTCACGTGGACCACGGCAAAACGACGTTGACGGCGGCGATCACGACGGTGCTGTCGAACAAGTTCGGCGGCGAAGCGAAGGCGTACGACCAGATCGACGCGGCGCCGGAAGAGAAGGCGCGCGGTATCACGATCAACACGGCGCACGTGGAATACGAAACGGAGTCGCGTCACTACGCGCACGTTGACTGCCCGGGCCACGCTGACTATGTGAAGAACATGATCACGGGCGCGGCGCAGATGGACGGCGCGATCCTGGTGGTGTCGGCCGCTGACGGCCCGATGCCGCAGACGCGTGAACACATTCTGCTGAGCCGCCAGGTGGGCGTGCCGTACATCATCGTGTTCCTGAACAAGGCGGACATGGTGGATGACGCCGAGCTGCTGGAACTGGTGGAAATGGAAGTCCGCGAGCTGCTGAGCAAGTACGACTTTCCGGGCGACGATACGCCGATCGTGAAGGGTTCGGCCAAGCTGGCGCTGGAAGGCGACAAGGGCGAGCTGGGCGAGCAGGCGATTCTGAAGCTGGCCGAAGCGCTGGACACGTACATCCCGACGCCGGAGCGCGCGGTCGACGGTGCGTTCCTGATGCCGGTGGAAGACGTGTTCTCGATCTCGGGTCGCGGCACGGTGGTGACTGGCCGTATCGAACGCGGCGTGGTGAAGGTTGGTGAGGAAATCGAGATCGTCGGTATCAAGCCGACGGTGAAGACGACCTGCACGGGCGTGGAAATGTTCCGCAAGCTGCTGGACCAGGGCCAGGCCGGTGACAACGTGGGTATTCTGCTGCGCGGCACCAAGCGTGAAGACGTCGAGCGTGGCCAGGTGCTGGCCAAGCCGGGTTCGATCACGCCGCACACGGACTTCGACGCCGAGGTGTACATTCTGTCCAAGGAAGAAGGTGGCCGTCACACGCCGTTCTTCAACGGCTATCGTCCGCAGTTCTACTTCCGCACGACGGACGTGACCGGCACGATCGAGCTGCCCAAGGACAAGGAAATGGTCCTGCCGGGCGACAACGTGTCGATGGTGGTCAAGCTGCTGGCGCCGATCGCCATGGAAGAAGGCCTGCGCTTCGCCATCCGCGAAGGCGGCCGTACCGTGGGCGCCGGCGTGGTTGCCAAGATCCTCAAGTAA
- a CDS encoding iron-containing alcohol dehydrogenase, with the protein MDLPHVNWNYPTAIKVGPGRIAELPELCGGLGMRKPLIVTDPGIAALPMLERVLAACGDAGLACAVFHDIKSNPTEANVDAGVRAFRGGGHDGVVAFGGGSALDAGKAIALMAGQDRPLWDFEDEGDNYRRVKVEGMAPVVAVPTTAGTGSEVGRVAVITDEQARLKRLIFHPRIMPAAVILDAALTTGLPAKVTAATGMDALSHCLEAYCSPMYHPMAAGIALEGMRLIHHHLPRVVADGEDLAARHHMLVASCMGATAFQRGLGAMHALAHPLGALYDAHHGLLNAILMPYVVQANAQAIRAPLAALARYLALPAASAEGVQAWILSLRERIGIPHTLSAIGLDDSEAERVGRMAAADPSAATNPVPLDAGQYAALFRAAVAGRLDEKPAPAMA; encoded by the coding sequence ATGGATCTGCCCCACGTGAATTGGAACTACCCGACGGCGATCAAGGTCGGCCCGGGACGCATCGCCGAATTGCCTGAGTTGTGCGGCGGGCTGGGCATGCGCAAGCCGTTGATCGTCACCGATCCGGGCATCGCGGCCCTGCCCATGCTGGAGCGCGTGCTGGCCGCCTGCGGCGACGCGGGGCTGGCTTGCGCGGTGTTCCACGACATCAAGAGCAATCCCACCGAGGCCAACGTCGACGCCGGTGTGCGGGCGTTTCGCGGCGGCGGGCACGATGGCGTCGTCGCCTTCGGTGGCGGCTCGGCGCTGGACGCCGGCAAGGCCATCGCGTTGATGGCCGGCCAGGACCGCCCGCTGTGGGATTTCGAGGACGAAGGCGACAACTATCGACGCGTCAAGGTGGAAGGCATGGCGCCGGTCGTGGCCGTGCCGACCACCGCCGGCACCGGTTCGGAAGTCGGCCGAGTCGCCGTCATCACCGATGAGCAGGCCAGGCTCAAGCGCCTGATCTTCCATCCACGCATCATGCCGGCGGCGGTCATCCTGGACGCGGCCCTCACGACCGGTTTGCCGGCCAAGGTCACGGCCGCCACGGGCATGGATGCCCTGTCCCATTGCCTGGAAGCATATTGCTCGCCGATGTACCACCCCATGGCCGCCGGCATCGCGCTGGAAGGCATGCGCCTGATCCATCACCACCTGCCCCGCGTGGTGGCGGACGGCGAGGATCTGGCGGCGCGCCATCACATGCTGGTCGCATCATGCATGGGCGCCACGGCGTTCCAGCGCGGCCTGGGGGCGATGCATGCGCTCGCGCATCCCCTGGGCGCGCTCTACGACGCGCATCACGGCCTGCTCAACGCGATACTCATGCCCTACGTGGTCCAGGCCAACGCGCAGGCCATCCGCGCGCCGCTGGCCGCCCTGGCGCGCTATCTGGCGCTGCCGGCCGCGTCCGCCGAAGGCGTGCAGGCATGGATCCTGTCGCTGCGCGAACGCATCGGCATCCCGCATACCCTGTCGGCGATCGGACTGGACGACAGCGAGGCGGAACGGGTGGGGCGCATGGCCGCGGCGGATCCATCGGCCGCCACCAATCCCGTGCCGCTCGATGCCGGCCAGTACGCCGCGCTGTTCCGCGCCGCCGTGGCCGGCCGCCTGGACGAGAAACCCGCGCCGGCGATGGCCTGA
- a CDS encoding aldehyde dehydrogenase family protein — translation MSSELITISPIDGREVVCRPYATESQIQRTLQAAQGAQRQWRDADLGERARLLGAAVDQVLAAKQDIAQAITVQMGRPARHAPSEVDGFAERARHMIAIAPEALRPIAAEPGTEHDRFIRREPLGVTLTIAPWNYPLLTAVNSIVPALMAGNAVVLKHSDQTPLCAELLHQAFVHAGLPEGLFSYVHADHDTTQRLVRAPAVRFVSFTGSVRGGRAVEDSACGRFIGVGLELGGNDAAYVRGDADIEAAVESLVDGAFFNAGQSCCGIQRIYVARRLYDAFVEQAADLTNRYVLGDPRAAETTLGPVVRRSAAASVRDVVADALDMGARNAADAAYFPAARDDTAYVAPAVLTGVDHTMRVMREECFGPVVGIMPVDGDDDAVALINDSDYGLTAAIYTRDRDAAVTIGGQVHAGTIFMNRCDYLDPGLAWTGVKDSGRGVSLSRLGYEQLTQPKSFHLRAM, via the coding sequence ATGTCCAGCGAACTAATCACCATCAGTCCCATCGACGGCCGCGAAGTGGTATGCAGGCCCTATGCCACGGAGTCGCAGATACAGCGCACGCTGCAGGCCGCGCAGGGCGCGCAGAGGCAGTGGCGCGACGCCGATCTGGGCGAACGCGCGCGCCTGCTTGGCGCCGCCGTCGATCAGGTGCTTGCCGCCAAACAGGACATCGCGCAGGCGATCACTGTGCAGATGGGCCGGCCCGCGCGGCATGCGCCGTCGGAAGTGGATGGCTTCGCCGAACGCGCGCGCCACATGATCGCCATCGCACCCGAAGCGCTGCGTCCCATCGCGGCCGAACCCGGCACCGAACACGATCGCTTCATCCGCCGCGAACCGCTGGGCGTGACCCTCACCATCGCGCCATGGAACTACCCGTTGCTCACGGCCGTCAACAGCATCGTTCCCGCCCTCATGGCGGGCAACGCGGTGGTGCTCAAGCACTCCGACCAGACGCCCTTGTGCGCGGAGCTGCTGCACCAGGCGTTCGTGCACGCGGGCTTGCCGGAAGGCCTGTTTTCCTATGTGCATGCCGACCACGACACCACGCAGCGACTGGTGCGCGCGCCGGCGGTCCGTTTCGTTTCCTTCACGGGTTCGGTGCGCGGCGGCCGCGCGGTGGAAGATAGCGCCTGCGGCCGCTTCATCGGCGTAGGCCTGGAACTCGGCGGCAACGACGCGGCGTACGTGCGCGGCGACGCCGATATCGAAGCCGCGGTGGAATCGCTGGTCGATGGCGCGTTCTTCAATGCGGGGCAGTCGTGTTGCGGCATACAGCGTATCTACGTGGCCCGCCGCCTGTATGACGCTTTCGTGGAGCAGGCGGCCGACCTGACGAACCGCTATGTGCTCGGCGATCCGCGGGCGGCCGAAACCACGCTGGGTCCGGTGGTGCGGCGATCGGCGGCGGCGTCGGTACGCGACGTGGTCGCCGACGCACTGGACATGGGTGCGCGCAACGCGGCCGACGCTGCCTACTTCCCCGCCGCGCGCGACGACACCGCCTACGTCGCGCCGGCTGTCCTGACCGGCGTCGACCACACCATGCGCGTGATGCGCGAGGAATGCTTCGGGCCGGTGGTCGGCATCATGCCGGTGGATGGCGACGACGACGCGGTCGCATTGATCAACGACAGCGATTACGGCCTGACCGCCGCGATCTACACACGCGATCGCGATGCCGCCGTGACCATCGGCGGGCAGGTTCACGCGGGCACCATTTTCATGAATCGCTGCGACTACCTGGACCCGGGCCTGGCCTGGACCGGCGTCAAGGACAGCGGTCGCGGCGTATCGCTGTCGCGGCTCGGCTATGAGCAATTGACGCAACCCAAGTCCTTCCACCTGCGCGCGATGTAG